Part of the Vicinamibacterales bacterium genome is shown below.
CGGCACGTGAGCTCACCGCCGAGCGGACGTATGCGCTCGACGATGTAGTGGCGAACCTCGGTAATATCGCGGCATTGGTTGACGCGCTCCATCGAGGAGACCTCACACAATTTGGTCGGAGTATCCTCGACCGACTTGTGGAACCGGTCCGAGCGCATCTCATTCCCGGATTGGCCGATGTTAAGAATGCGGCACTGTCAAAGGCTGCGCTCGGCTGCTCGGTCTCGGGGTCAGGTCCGTCGATGGTTGCGTTCGCTGAGAGTGAGCGTGATGCTCAGGCGATCGGCGATGCCATGCAAGACGCATTTCGTAATTCCGCTGGACTAAAGTCCGACGTGTATCTAGGACCAATCAATCGTGAGGGCGCCAGACGGCTTGCGTGACAACCGACCATCGTGTTCTGACCGATGATTTCTAACCTTCCGAAGCGGCTTGGGGTAAGAACACGCGGGACCCACATTCGGAGACCCCGACACACTTCACATTCCGCCTCGGTAGAGCGCATTGAAGAGCAATTTGAACGTGGCGTGCGGCTGACCGCGGTGCTGCGTCCGGAAACCAAGCAGCACCACGCGGCCGGCTTCGACATCGGCTTCCACGACAGCCGCACGTCCGCTGAGCACATGTTCACCCAGTAGCCACCCACTTTTGAGGAGACCCTCTGCTGGGTAGGTTGCTACGGCCCTAACCGAAGACGGTGGTTCGGGGGTGCCGCTTACCCGTCGAACCCGAGGATTCACCGGGCGGCCAAGTGCAAACGCGGGACTGCGGGAAAAAAACGCCGTCGTTTCTTCTGGCATGCCGTAACCGAGCGGATGCCCGTGGTCGACTTTAAGGTGCAGTAATGTACCCGGAATAAAGAAATCGGCGTCGGATTGTCCCGATGTTACTTCGCGAAGGGGTAGGTCAAAGATTGCAAGGGGTAATTCAGTGGCTGAGTCCATCGCGACAAGTGTCCCACCCTCCACGACGAAGTCATACAGGTTCGCCAGGCCGCGGATGGTCATACCCCCGGAGTACTCAGGCGGCATTCGGTCGGTTGATAGTCCGTGCAGCATGCCCGTGTAAGTCGCGTCGGGCAGAAGAATCACGTCATAGTTAGCGCTCAAGTTCCCGAGGCGCACCTCAGCATCGTGCAACCGGTCGTAGGTAAACTCGAACTGTTCGAGCACCCAACGTGTCCACCCCTCGTCCATGTTGCCGCCCCAGGCGTGATACAGCCCAACCCGCGGCTGCCTGAGTGGGGTGGTCTCCGTCAGCGGTGCCTCGGTGAGCGCCGCAACTCGTAGCCCGAGTGATCGCGCCACGTCTTCCACGCGAGCATGCGTATCATCACCGGCAACAACCAAAAACGTTCCTGGTGGCCATAGCCGGGTGCCGATGTTCTCGGCACTGGTTGTGCGAGAAATGCTCTCACCAGCGGTCAGAAGACGGTTGACTGCTGTAAAGGCATCGTTTGCTTTCGGGTCGATCGCATAGGCGACTGTTGCGAGTCCTGAAACAGACCCGTTCGGTGGAGAGGCCCGCTCCACCTGCTCGAGCGCAAGCTGGGTGGTGCGTTCGCCAAGTCCCGAATGTTTCTGAACGCTGACCCCCATCTGATACGGCAGTGTCCATCCACTAACATCGTAAGGGCGGTCCGGTGGCCCACCCGGGTACATTCGTCTATCGGGATAGACCTGTGGCGTAAGCAAGTCAGTGAGATGCGATCGGAATGGTTGGGCACCCGGTATGACATAACTACCGGCCGGATAGGACACGCCATCAAGGGTGAAAGGCGCGTTCGCCTGTTCCACGTCAATGGCACCCCACCGAAGAACGTTTACTAGTTTTGCCGCCGTTCCTGGGTCCCATTGGTCGGCCGAGATGACGTAAGTTTCGTCTTCACCATCGGCGATTGCTTCGCGGCCCATCTGATAAATGTTGGAGAGCCACTCGGTACGACGCTTGGCTCCGATGTCGAGGACCGCCATAGAGCCAGTTAGCATGTATTCACAACTGTCGCGTAGGTGCCACTCACCGCCCATATAAGGGTTCGGGTAGAACGCTGAAGGTGCAGTCGTTGACTCACCGTTACCAAAAGTGGCTGGAAAGGTGGCCGGGTCGTAGACGGCGGGGGCTGGCGAGGTGTGCGACGTCTCGGTGAGAATGCCCACCATGTTGTGAAAGTATGGTGCCGTGCGCATCCCACCGTTCCACCAGGTATCGAAACCGACGCGGGAAACCACGCCCGTTTTACCCTCTTGATCAAAACGGCGACCCATGGCCGAGCCGACGGCATTGATGCCGCGCATAACGAGTGGGGGAATATTCGGATTCACCGGTTCAGCAAATGGCGGAATGAAGATGCGGGATGGAAACGGTCCAGATTGATGTTGGTTGTAGATAATTTGAGGAAACCATTCGTGATACACCTGCCGACCGATGTTCTGGCTCTCGGGCTGGTTAAACATGAACCAGTCGCGGTTGTTGTCGTGGCCAACATACTTCTGGTAAAGCTCTGGGAGTGGTGCTCCCTCATACTGGGTCCCAACGTGTTGCATGTACCATTCGGCTACCAGCGTTGTACCGTCGGGATTCATATTTGGGACAAGTAAGAAAATGACGTTGTCGCGGATGACCTGCATTTCCTCGGTCTCTTCCGTCACTGCCTTGTAGGCCATCCACGGCGCGGTCTGCCCATGCGCTACTTCAGTTGAATGCAGACCAAAATCGATCCAAACAATCGCCTTCCCCTCATCAACCAATGCCTGCGCCTCGTCTCCGCTGACACGCGCCCGTGCCAGTTGTTGCGAGATCTCTTTATATCGAGCCAGATTCTGCATATTGCTTTCCGACGAAATGATCGCCATGAGCTGTGTGCGGCCTTCAGCAGTCTCACCAATGTCCACGAGCTGCATCCGGTCGGTTGCCTTGTCTAGCACGTGAAAGTACTCGGCAATCTGTTCGTAAGTTGCGAGTTTGTAATCGGTACATGGCGCCCAGCCGATGACACTTTCGGGCGTCGGTGTGACCGACTCCTGTGCCGGGGTTATGGTCGGAATCATCAGGAACGGAATAAGGACGAGTAGGTGAGACCAGCGCTTCATGAATCCTCCAGTTAGGCGTATCCTCTCCGCTCAGGCTATCGGGATTGGTGGGGAGAGCGCAACGTCGTTTTCCTAATTGTTCTTGGGGCTCCTGTTTCCGCCCTGGACCCCAGGTTTCTCAACGCTTGGAAGAACTCGCTTTGTATCCCGCACGAGCCCGCGTGAGCTCCGCCGCGATTTCAGCTGCCAAGTCCGGTGGTGCGAGGACGAGGGCGCTCGCGCCAAAGCTAAGGACCCAGCTTCGAAGCGGTTGGTCGATGCAGACCTCGAGCGATAGCCGAAGCGAGCCGTCGGGTTCGTCTACCACCTGCTGCGATGTGTGCCATTCGACCTCGCGCACGTAAGGGGCCCTCTTCGCCGTAAACTTGACTTCGACGTGTTGCGGGGGTCCTTGCATCATACCGAGGGAGTGCGCAAAAGGCTCAGAAGACAGCTCCTGCGACGGCTCGAATGTCGT
Proteins encoded:
- a CDS encoding M14 metallopeptidase family protein translates to MKRWSHLLVLIPFLMIPTITPAQESVTPTPESVIGWAPCTDYKLATYEQIAEYFHVLDKATDRMQLVDIGETAEGRTQLMAIISSESNMQNLARYKEISQQLARARVSGDEAQALVDEGKAIVWIDFGLHSTEVAHGQTAPWMAYKAVTEETEEMQVIRDNVIFLLVPNMNPDGTTLVAEWYMQHVGTQYEGAPLPELYQKYVGHDNNRDWFMFNQPESQNIGRQVYHEWFPQIIYNQHQSGPFPSRIFIPPFAEPVNPNIPPLVMRGINAVGSAMGRRFDQEGKTGVVSRVGFDTWWNGGMRTAPYFHNMVGILTETSHTSPAPAVYDPATFPATFGNGESTTAPSAFYPNPYMGGEWHLRDSCEYMLTGSMAVLDIGAKRRTEWLSNIYQMGREAIADGEDETYVISADQWDPGTAAKLVNVLRWGAIDVEQANAPFTLDGVSYPAGSYVIPGAQPFRSHLTDLLTPQVYPDRRMYPGGPPDRPYDVSGWTLPYQMGVSVQKHSGLGERTTQLALEQVERASPPNGSVSGLATVAYAIDPKANDAFTAVNRLLTAGESISRTTSAENIGTRLWPPGTFLVVAGDDTHARVEDVARSLGLRVAALTEAPLTETTPLRQPRVGLYHAWGGNMDEGWTRWVLEQFEFTYDRLHDAEVRLGNLSANYDVILLPDATYTGMLHGLSTDRMPPEYSGGMTIRGLANLYDFVVEGGTLVAMDSATELPLAIFDLPLREVTSGQSDADFFIPGTLLHLKVDHGHPLGYGMPEETTAFFSRSPAFALGRPVNPRVRRVSGTPEPPSSVRAVATYPAEGLLKSGWLLGEHVLSGRAAVVEADVEAGRVVLLGFRTQHRGQPHATFKLLFNALYRGGM